A single region of the Geobacillus subterraneus genome encodes:
- a CDS encoding SGNH/GDSL hydrolase family protein: MRPRPGIVALVIAVAALSAVLWLGGLALAVQDQFFTAAKPPVEQKQPPANEIKERDEEIDIVALGDSLTRGTGDESGKGYVGYMVDDLRKQSDASIRVTNLAIRGLRSDGLLRQLGQPEIQRQIAMADLIVMTIGGNDLFRGGEALELNMKELNAAKRQYVANLDRIFAMLRRLNSGAVIFAIGLYNPFSDLDDAKRTSAVVRDWNFASAEVAARYPNIVAVPTFDLFALHVNDYLYSDHFHPNKEGYKRIGERVASLITLTEENGR; encoded by the coding sequence ATGCGACCTAGACCTGGCATTGTGGCGCTTGTGATCGCTGTTGCCGCGCTATCTGCGGTGCTTTGGCTCGGCGGTCTCGCCCTGGCGGTGCAAGACCAGTTTTTTACGGCCGCGAAGCCGCCGGTCGAGCAAAAGCAGCCGCCAGCCAACGAAATAAAGGAGCGCGATGAGGAGATTGACATTGTCGCTTTAGGCGACTCGTTGACGCGGGGAACGGGCGATGAAAGCGGCAAAGGGTATGTCGGCTATATGGTCGATGATCTTCGAAAACAGTCGGATGCATCGATTCGCGTCACGAACTTGGCGATTCGCGGCCTGCGCTCCGATGGCTTGCTTCGCCAGCTCGGCCAGCCTGAGATTCAGCGGCAAATCGCCATGGCCGATCTGATTGTGATGACGATCGGCGGCAATGATCTGTTTCGGGGCGGAGAAGCGCTTGAGTTGAATATGAAAGAGCTGAATGCGGCGAAACGGCAGTATGTCGCGAACCTTGACCGCATTTTTGCCATGCTCCGGCGCCTGAACAGCGGAGCGGTCATTTTTGCGATCGGCTTGTACAATCCGTTCAGCGATTTAGATGATGCCAAACGAACGTCAGCCGTCGTCCGAGACTGGAACTTTGCCTCGGCAGAAGTGGCAGCCCGTTATCCGAACATCGTCGCGGTGCCGACGTTTGATTTATTTGCTTTGCATGTCAACGACTATTTGTACAGCGACCATTTCCATCCAAACAAAGAGGGGTACAAGCGGATCGGAGAGCGCGTCGCTTCACTCATTACGCTGACGGAGGAGAATGGTCGATGA